The Argiope bruennichi chromosome 9, qqArgBrue1.1, whole genome shotgun sequence nucleotide sequence TGGATATGCACTAAAAACCGCTAATGCCGCTTTTGCCGATAAACGATTAGAACTACTAATGGAGTACAGACGCAACATCCAGGCATTGTACGGAGCAGATGTACGAGATGTAGATTTCTCAAAGGAAGCTCCAACAATCGTGGAAGAAATCAACAATTATGTTAGGAACAAGACGAATGGAAAAATCGATAAACTTTTTGACCAGTTGGACCCGTCCACAGTGTTGCTCTTCCTGAACGCTGTATACTTCAAAGGAACATGGAAAACTCAGTTTGAAACTAATGAAAcaagagaagaaatattttacaactatgGTTTAGAATCAGAACCAAGGTAAGGAAACATTGCTGATTCAAATGTGGAGTAAATGTTTGTTGGCCAGAAGATTATTtcagtttgtaaatttttgtattgcatttacaaattattttaaaattataataatattatttaaaattactagcacagattgaaaaaaaatatcatgtgagaatatgacgTTGTTCTGGTTTGAGGTTTTTAAAACGACAAAACAAAATGCACGGgtagaaaattggcgatttatcattTCTGAACAACACCtctgaggcatcaatttttcgattttaggattattagaaaGTGATAAACAAGGTTGTCAGATTTGGTGACTTTTCGTTCACGAAGCTCGATTCAACGCAGCTAATTTGGCgctcaaacgatttttttttggggggggggatcgtTTTTccaaatatcgacgcatgcgtaatctgatgtCACGTGATTTTTTcaaatcggtttaaactggttcatgacttaaattaattaagataaaatatgacaaaaaataataatattctcacatcATGACTTAAATTCGTGAtagcaaattttacttttttcatatcaTACAGATACAAGTTGgaaattgcactttttttattaaattaatttgtgtttATTGATGAGAAtggattatgaaatgaaaaaaataattaaaatattctgttcttttatctcaatgaaatatttaatttcgttagtttttcttgaatttattcaataaaatacacGATAAATAAAATGGCGTCATAAAAAAAAGAgctaattcaaaaactaaaatatattttatgcttttaaatacactttcaaaataataaaaaattcacaatattattgaaataatttcaaaaatttaaaatgtcataggctttttatttttaagaattttttttctagagaaaatattaactcattttattttaaattttcctacgaaaacatttttaaaatgttgagctTCCAATGCGTCTCCTgatcaagattttttttgaaaaactggttTTTCAATTTGCTATCGAATCTActgtacaaattatttatttttgcaaacaagAAAAAtaggcaatttttatttttctgaaatacagttaaattaagttaaattattaatctatacataaattttacactaacttattttatttcaatttttattacaaaaatcttttaagaaaaatatagaattttcagCTCTTCTCATAATCAAGGTTCttcgaaaaatcattttttaatttactcacTAATCTactatacaaattatttattttctcaaacaataaatataagcaatttttattttcacaaaatttagttcatttaaagGTCTATTCGTAAGTTTTAGaacaatatgtatttaatataaaattattgaatctcatattaataaatgtatgaaacattgccttttattatgaaatttattctttcaaaaatattcaattatatcctattcgaaataaaatttcaatattgtcatctgattttgtttgtaataaaatagtaaaCCTTACTGcagaaaatcaaatgtttttatcatctacataattaaatattatttaaatttagttttcttattcTTTTGATAACAGTCCCACGGCGGACTCTTCGTAATTGAGGATGGGAAGCTTCCGGCTTGGTGCTTGGTTCTCGCCACTCTTGTGGGTACACAAAAAGTTGTGGGtctgactccttccatcgatgacggaacgtacttccttagggaagggttgcaccgtcgccggtgagggcccttaggattcaaccacagttctcgccagtgcTGCTGTTGCAGCGAttcggtcattcaagtttttccatgTCCCTTCCGGCgatcggagtagtcagtttgtgagaTTCCTTTGATAACAAATTATACAGTagatgctaaaaattatttaagacacTTTAAATGCAAAGCACCCACATGAAGCTTCAGtggtaaaatttcattattgacaACTATCTTCTTTCCAGGAGAGTACAATTTATGCACTTGTCATCCAGTTTTCCACATGTTTATTACGGTGATTTCCAAGTATTGGAGTTGCCTTACAAAGGAGAGAATGTTAGCATGCTCATCTTCTTGCCAGATCAACGAGTTGGACTTCTGACCCTAGAAGAGAGTCTGACTCCCGAGAAATTGGTGGAGGTTCAGCGTCGATTGTACAAAAGAAATGTAGACGTATTGTTGCCTAAATTCAAGCTTCAATTCGAGCAAGAGCTCTCGGCGGAATTCCAGACCCTTGAAGCCGAACAGATCTTTGGACCAGGCGCTGATTTCTCTGGAATGACTTCTAACAGCAAGGCGGTGGTCAACCAAATCGTCCATAAAGCGGTCATCGAAGTGAATGAGGAAGGAAGTGAAGCCGCTGCCGTGACAAGAATTGGAATGATCGTGACCAGTCAACTTGGGGAAAACCCCCAGTTCAGGGTAGACCATCCTTTCCTGTTCGTTATTGTGGAAAAAGGAAGCAACAGCAACATGATCTTGTTCATGGGTCGTGTAAATGATTTGTAAATGTCCAGACTTTTGAAGTCATCGTGTAAATGTAGAAAGTAACCTACAAAATGTGGAGATATTAATAAACCTGACTGTAATTGTTacaatagtcatttttttttgtttttgatttttgatagtgaaatctcatttctttttaactCAATAAATTGTTTGATTTGTTTGACGAAGATGGTGAATGcaccttcattttttaaaaattgtattcctTGAGTTTTGTATAGCAGATGGTCTCGAGGCATTGTTTAGACAGAAGACGTAGTAAGTTGGACCATTCCTCCCTTGCATTTAATAAGTCTACTGAGAGctaaagaaatctataaaattcttcttaaactataaaaaaaactttaattatttattcattcaacacTAAAAAGAGCCAAAAACCCCTCaggttttagaatatttattgccTTCTGCAAGGAGAACCTCTTAGCAAGAAGGTGactagataataaatatataataaaaatatattaaataaataataaatcaagtatagtaaattttaaaatgcttaaaatataactaagataaattctaaaacacacaaaaaatatatgaattacaataaatataataatgcagcaaataaaaaaataatataattcagtaatatttataatactcatatttataatatcaataatacaacaaatagaaataaaacaatacatcaatatttatgaataattataatactttgtaaaaaatatattaatttataagaatttttacaaaattattccaataacatggtaataaaagggaaaaaaaactaatggcacaaaattcatattaagcatgtttacaataacaaatatttcacgAAACAAAAACATGTCCAAAACCCGAAATTgaactaaaatagaaaattaaaaaataattacacaaaattgaaaatgtatttagttgtttataaaatcttataagtTATATAGtgagtaatgaaataaaaaatatttacttttattccttCACTCTGAGCATGAGAACCGCTGATTTAAgcaggatcaggaaataagagaacattttagaattaagctAATacgggttaaattaagataaaaattaggaaattaaataggATTTAATTTGTATGcagagatatcattatatataatacagggttagcaagagaTAATGTACTCACTTCAGAGGCTCTAAAATGTGTTCTATTGgttcaaataagataaaatttgaactatagaTTACTCAGATGATGCGTtttacattcattaattaaaaaaaaattagtataaaaattcatcaatagaTGGTGTTGTAACCAAAtggtatttatttgtatatattgaaaatgtgaaacataatttgctttACAGCGCATATCTAttcccatttttctttggataaaaagaaggcggattttGCACGAACATTATTTCTTCTttgttcgtcatgcctacgttgcaaaaaaaagcgctactggtgaaatgtttctaccagaaccaacaaaactccgttgcagctctaaaaGAATTTGTCGTATGAAGCAcatacgaagaggtccaatgtctccaggtgcctacacaagatgatgcagaaatttgaaaaaaactgggcaacttggcattctaAAAGGTAaaggacgaaaaaaaaatctcgtctTCCAGTGTCGAAAATGTTGCAACTGCTCTCAATGAAGCCAGTAGTCAGTCCCCGCATCATAGTGTGAGTTTACTAGTTCTTTCcttgttctggatatgccgtattcaactgtacaaAAACATCTTatggcagattttgcatttttatccatacaaaatcaagtctgtgcacttTTTGCAAGACGGGGACTTAGAGgcccgtaaaacttttgcacttcagttccttactcgaatggtggttgacacaacttggccatgggACATTTTGTTGaatgatgaggcccacttttgcctcaatgggcaagttaacacccacaattgtcgaatttgggcagaggaaaaccctcacaTTATCCAGGAACAGAGCCGGCCTTTTCTTCAAAGGGGCCTGGGTGCAAGAAGtcatttggggccctaatttttttttttgtaaaacaaaataaataaataaaaaatacaaatctgaacatatattattaatgcatacttatttaatgcttgatttttatttatttattttgctaatacatcaatcacttcagaaaaattacaattttttgcaatttcttttttggtGCTTAATACAGCAGGGGTTTTAAGCATTCTGAACTCATtcttgaccgaagataattctttattaattttaatttgctgaaagagcgctcagcacttgctgtagtaactggcaacgtaaagaaaagttttaacacagttaatacatttagaaataactcattataattattatttagtatgcattgcaatatgtcttgtgcgttatttacatctctttcattcaaaatcaaatcccgtaacaaacaaagttcttggattaggttttcatctacatctgtgttataaaactttacaaagtttttggaacatttctctaattcatattttgctTCTTGTGACAAAGACTGACAATAGCTACGCAAACACTTTCAATAGCCTTTAATCTATTTAGAACAATTTCAATTCTCActcagaataaatttcaattttttacagtCTTTGTGGTTTGTAAGGGCTTAAGACTGAAATCATGTATAAAGCTTAAAGGATAAATGTAGGGAAaaggtatataaaatatttatatcatcagttttcaaaatattaagtttttttatttataaaagagattcctaattaaagataagtttaacagaaaatgaaaaaagctacaaaatactaattatattaaatacatttcacattattttttttatgcattttacttttcaagatatgagCGTTATTTGTGTCACTTGAAGCTTCGATTCAGTTTCtggatactttttataataaGACACAGAAATTAAAGTTTCGGTAAGACTTAAGATGAATGTCCAATTACTTTCAAAACACGACAAAATCGTGCCAGTTTTCTGAAAACTCGTCAACagtcaatcaaataagaatgTGTTAACGGTGTGTCTAGCTAggagttaaaaaatatagtttatacatACTAGTTAAGTATAGTTTTATAGTTTGCacttaaaacagttttaaaaaaatcgaactccaTTTTTGACGAATCagcacgttttagatcttccaGAATCCGaggaacttatttttttaaaaataaaatcacgccTATGAGTGAACCCAATTATTCAAAAGCGTTTTCAGCTTGATGgacgaaattttgtatatggtctctacttcagatttttaaatttctatcaaattttgaacgaaatgcattcgGAGGAAACTTGTCAATTCGGTGGTTCGAAAGTAATTTGACACAAAGTAATTTGCAACAAAACGAAAAACGTTAAATGAGTAATAAtcgatatacagatttaacatctgatgatgccgttacaacggaaagaggaatccagtagcttctgagggtaaagacccctgaacaacCAAGGTCAGAAGTCTGACTTACAGCTCATATGAAGGAAggactcacacactcgcttgggTTCTATGGTACttgcgctcgataaatttccccctttccgctcatgtgtcaagaaagactaccacattataaactttatctttgcatgtaagatttggcgccaaatggtaatcaactcactatgaatgagaaagatactccttgtctctgataacgaaacgaaactttcttgaaaaaaatgctGATGACCTTACCACTTTTCAAACGagtgttgaatataataaatataaagtgtgagaaatttgctttaaaaatgtatttattaaaaggaatacgtttataattttcccacacggaagacatttataaaaattataattttgatgtgcataatacaaatttaatctttatatctcttacgttttaactttatttaacaaaatgaaaaaaaaaatacatggaaagggctttaaattcaaatttaaatggatatcaataatgtttaattctttctatatgtatgtatgcttttatgtatatacattccacaaactgatacttgaaatgagctaatgtattttttactttaatgctgttcaaataaagtttttttttttttttttttttttttcaaaaaataagctttttggctggctaaaataaatgataggaatcatattaataattttaaaaacagctgctggttaattctcaggagaaaaaaaaacattttcaataagaaaatgttgataattaatttaaatgcaacatctaaacGTGCTACATTAAAACGCTTAATTCTCAAATACAATATCatgagcttaaattttattcgcaagtaatgtagtagcaaatttctgcctattttcttaaaagcgctgccaatgatatattactaattttcaatttgtcttaaatctatgcacgaaagaaagctaaaaataaaatatattactttatattttattcgttatcttgccaaaagtatagatttatataCATTGGACCTTTatcgtaatcaaaattgaaattacaatggtaaatatttaaatattaggccttaagataaaaactaatttcacaactatgtaagcatggtttctaaagtcactttttttttaaaatattgcatctaaacatacttcgaattacaaaatttcattaaataagataggcaattgtacaaaaattgcaaaaattaaatttttttatatcgtgCAAGAAATTCATCATCACTCGCAGTTTTCTGTTCATATGTTACAACTGCCGTTTTTAGAAGTCCTTGAGTTGGtctcattttctacaaaagtataTTGCATGGTAATGatagattcagttaatttttattggcactatatctgaactaagaaatgaattaactttatcaatagatatttgataaatctttgctgACTAACTCAAAAAGCCAGTCCTCATGTCACATGAACTCAATCACATATGCTCAAGCATTATTAAGTTAATGTAATTCTGCATAGATGTTGAAGGTGTTAATTTGGAaccaatttttaagcactttaattaatagaatatcattctatttttttaaaaaaatgtaatgaaagttaataaatgttatgttttatcaaaggaaagatagaatttcaaccgcttgaaattaagcatgttatatcctttgagagtaaattttattgaccacagtttagtacatattatagtataattttattcaaatactttaaagataaggttaggttattcttttttttttggggggggggggaggtcctccaaaaagggcttaaattggaattaaaattattacctgaATTTGAAGAGGTCTATCGCAGCTCTCAGAAGGcagttataaacattatcattaattgaaattggaaaagtctaaagcaaaaagataataattaatataaaaagccaccattcaatagaaaaattaaggctgtattcttttatatcttgaggaacaaacgaataaaaaaggaaatgatatcgttcataaaatatcaaacttgagtTCAGATTTTATATGCTGATGTGAGCTTGGAAATCAAAACCTATTTTCCATTattgagcttaaaaaaattagtgatgtaatttgtggaatcattttctttaattgatccGATGAAACGATTGTAATaggctatatttttttctacattaaagcGTATTTCTCAgagtgtttattacatttttaaaagtaaataaactacaaaaaatttactgtttttcctttattgaaattatttttctgtcagagttcattaaaaactattttggtgattcaaatatgacaaacttcccttatttctactattttgaaaatactcctattaaagtaagcaatatcaaactaattttttttcttaaccaataaatataattacgaaggaaacaaaatctataaaatgatgtGGAACGCACTAATCATTCTGTTTACTGGCcaattacattagatttttttctgttgttgttaaTTGATATAGTTGTATCACTAAAACCTGAATTTGAAGTCAAAACTTTTGTCTTGTCGTagcctaaaaattcaattccctGTGTATTAGATATCCTATTCTATCCTAGATTAGATATCCTATTCCTTACTTATCAGATATAAGacatttctttgcataaaagcagaattgattttgtaaatagaatttacatgatttaaaatattttttaaaagaatatttaacaaaaaagggagttgaaataaacaaaagtagGTTTTTCCAAACtaatgtattgaaagaaaaaggcaaaagaattcttgaaatctataatataaaactgGCAGATAATTGGAAGAATCCTATGTTCAAATTAATCcacttatgtacattttttttttactaaaatttctattccattacgaatctaatttcaataaatgttaagacAATTTTACTTTATGACATAAAACATGAGTTCTATtgagattaaaaaacataaaattgctaagtgaactattgtaatatatatacatacacatacattttttcccttttatgagtaaagataatagcgattttgaagaaaattcattcagaaatatgactttgttcaaatattagtaaataaaacagctatagattctcttatatcttacttctttttaaatgcatttaattccgctatttatttttctgataaaaacagtcttacttttctattaataatagaattaattatcatttattgcaagatatatgaataagataaatgtatgtacaagatatcataaatgaaagatcaaataaaatttttacaaaaattatcgccattccattattaCCAATTAGCCGGACCGaaaatgcagctatggaaaactaaaaaccgtcacccgcgccaagttttcttgccaaatgTCCAAATCCCAGTAACCTaacaggggtagggaatgatttaccgagcgcaaatGTTCCGATAccctcgcttgcacaacccctttttacaaggttctttcacacacctcacatatagaacgggaaaaacaaccatgcccgaacaagGACTCGATAGCGAGACCtccagatcacgtggaagacgcgctacccctaggccaagaCTCcggcatttttatatttaaagtatttcaaatttggattgactgtctgtcgatctacTTCACAAGCACTCCTTCACAATGTATTTACCGCAACTTAATCTGATAATTGATCATTGTTAAAAtagtttggtatggaattttgagaTTCATTTTGTTGGCAAATGAGCGTCCAAAGGGATTTTGAGAGCGTCATGTAAGGGATTTTGGGAATTGGTGCTTCTCGAATTCACGTTTTTTTTCTGCATTGGTTTCGcgtgaattttatctttcagcatatttttgcgcgtttcttctctttttatttttcacttttcttttaccttccactttctttgtttaaataattactaCACTAATATGAGATGGCAATTTACCTCAAATACAGCACAGCGCAAAAAcgtatttcttaacatattaagtaaaaagtgttctcaaattttactcaacacatttttttacaaattttaatcaatttcaatttcgatcgatagtattcgttttaaatccctcatgaaaaatctagttaatattcgaaaaaatatataaattaaaacccacatatttcaattaaattttaaatccccTCTTTGCCCGCCTCtagtattctatgcttgattattagatttatttcttagtaataatcattggttatatttcagttgttattggatgcagaaggtttcaacaatcactgttattattgttgttagctgaaatattactgtttaatgttaaacaagcgcataaaatataaacaatataatagatgaaacaatgaacccaccttctgctgctctgttaagaatcatttctctttttgcaactgatagttgtgtgactttttttttgttgagctATCCTTGGTGCGCTTTATGAACATTTCAGTGAGGCTACGGCCATCGTTGGATGGATCGTCCTATGGACGATCTGGGAACTGTTGAAATGTTgcatgttccctcacttaccctcaatcggaggtcggtttttcgatcccgatttggatcaagatattgatacaccatctgatccaccGACTGGAGTAGAATCCGTCCCTATGGTTCGCTCCTacacggtatttaggatttgccaggctttagaatttccagcgaaactggctccataTGCAATCCAGAAGTCTGATATCCCTGTGTAGATTCCTATACTGTCTACAAGTtgtgttctgctctgggtttgcctgcacggatggctcctgtcggagtgccagttgtagaatcctttgcgatctaccagttctgTTTAGCCTTGGacattccagtgagataccggtcgcagaaggacacagtttaacatcaaaactctagtcggctgcccgatgcagttttcagatcagaactgtcttcggatgcagcgataGAGGGTGGGTGGGCGGAGAACAAAAATAGCCCACCCCCACGTGGTATTCTCTGGGCAACGGTGCAGATCTTTGGaactgcatcggctaagaggctactcaagtatgaaacaaataatgaacttttttatttagtttgacaaaactacaaacctaatttttgattttgcgttttaatgctcccaaatttcattacaagcatcaaattcagaacatgCAGAACGTGTATTTATGGTAGCAACAACTGTAATGTTTttagatatatgtaaaaattatatattttttatcttaaaaaaagaatttaaaatatgtatttgacaaagaattgttATAGAACGCACACATACAGAAAATCAGTAGAGTTGACAAACATAAATCTGATGGAGGAATCTTATaatgacttgaatttgaaaaattataggaacaaaatttacaaattcataacataattcgtCTTCATATATTGATAGCCGGTTATGACAAAGTAGATTAAAGGCATTATGctcagagccggccttctcttcaaATGGGCCTGGGTGCCGGAATTCATGtcatttggggccctaattttttgtaaagcaaaaaaaaaaaaaaaaaaaaaaaaaaaaaggaaaaaaaggaaaaaagaaagggaaaaaaataaatacaaatctgatcatatattattaatgtatattaatttaaagcgtgattttttctttctttctttttttgctaatacatcaattacttcataaaattacaatttttgcaatttctttttttatgcttaatacagcaagtgcatttaagcgttctgaacacatgcttgaccgaagataattctttattaattttaatttgctgaaagagcgctcagcatttGCTGTAGTAACCatcaaagtaaagaaaaattttaacacagttaatacattttgaaaaaactcattataattattatttagtatgcattgcaatatgttttgtgcattatttacatctctttcattcaaaatcaaatcccgtaacaaacacatttcttggattaggttttcatctacgtccgtgttataaaactttactaagtttttggaacatttctctaatttatatttttctaaagttgttatatcagtgattaatttgaaatcaaaaatactaTTTAGTATACTTTTAAACccatcttctatttgtacaataacagtatcaattacagtgttaaaaaatgacatctaaattcctctatcggtttttttataacttcagaacataatcttttcctttttcgaattcgcTTTGcaggaaaatgttcaaattatgtgctAACACTTTTGCTTCCTcgaaaaatgtgttaaagtttgttcttaaattttggatttcagttttaattttattgtctaaattgaaacaattgtttcaatcaagaacaattgtttctgCTTGAAGTAGTTTATTGTTAGtgttaattttgcaaaatattgtaaacaatactattaaacataaaataaatgacatttcttgcccctaataaacttttagcttcggatagcGTTGTATTATCATTACTTACatcatttaaacatcaataaattcttctaaggcATTACAAGTTccttcaaactgtgtatacactgctttcacctaatctattttggcttcccaacgattGCCACATAATGGtttaaaagtaatgtttaatTGCTTTGCAGAATTTCCCACCTTTTTCCCCTTGCAggaaataagcaatataaacgttgtaatattacaaaaagtttttttactatatatactgcAGGAAGCGGcatcagaaattaataaattaaaggaatgtgaTAAGCAAGAAATAAATTGCATGCGGATTTAGTGAAAGTATTCTAGATTGCACtcctttatatttccttttcatgttACTACCGTTGTCATAGgcttgccctctacaattcataatatctaaatcaagatcagtaaatattttcaatatagtttttGTTAGCCCTTCTCCAGTCACGTCACTTACCTTATAAATGATTCGTTTATagttaaccttttctcttcaaattttacatacctaataatgattgCAGTTTGCTCCTTATGGAAAATATCAGGAGTATAATCCCTTTGAATACTATAGTATATGTCTGCTTTTATATCaggtttaattttgttaaggacttcattaaataaaaatagataaatggtTCTTTTGAACTAATGtactaaatgatgcacaattttatttttcgaatttattacttTGTTTATGATCCGTTAGCACAgggtcgtatttacttaataattcgatcaaacataaaaaatttccattatcagGCTATCCTTTTATTTCTAgatttcctcgaagtggaagattagaaaaatagaacAATTTAACTTGTACCAATAGTTTAGTAATTCTTCccaaacaatgaaataattaaaatgacaactagaacgctcatgatcttggattacagttgacagctttctccattattaaaGTCACCTATAAATCGTGTGGTTTGGTCatc carries:
- the LOC129984817 gene encoding intracellular coagulation inhibitor 2-like gives rise to the protein MKSISGFCAFFVTCVALTSTSVISTPSTENFKKLALANNELAFNLYRKIAFESSENVLFSPFSIATIFGMLFCGARGQTAEELRQVLGYVKAGLPNNLVHETFSQYLRNVSNNEDSSNGYALKTANAAFADKRLELLMEYRRNIQALYGADVRDVDFSKEAPTIVEEINNYVRNKTNGKIDKLFDQLDPSTVLLFLNAVYFKGTWKTQFETNETREEIFYNYGLESEPRRVQFMHLSSSFPHVYYGDFQVLELPYKGENVSMLIFLPDQRVGLLTLEESLTPEKLVEVQRRLYKRNVDVLLPKFKLQFEQELSAEFQTLEAEQIFGPGADFSGMTSNSKAVVNQIVHKAVIEVNEEGSEAAAVTRIGMIVTSQLGENPQFRVDHPFLFVIVEKGSNSNMILFMGRVNDL